In one Pseudomonas sp. R84 genomic region, the following are encoded:
- a CDS encoding MbcA/ParS/Xre antitoxin family protein produces the protein MPTSSPALTPREQLDAPEAGRVALKFFFNLMERWGCSAEQQRTLLGGVGNTTFYKYKHLPNIRLPNDTLERISYLMGIHKALSIIFSNSRERAYSWVSSPNTAAPFNGRTALDYMLAGRVVDIADVRRYLDGVRG, from the coding sequence ATGCCCACCTCATCCCCAGCCCTCACCCCACGCGAACAACTCGACGCCCCCGAAGCTGGTCGCGTCGCGTTGAAGTTCTTCTTCAACCTTATGGAGCGTTGGGGATGCAGCGCCGAGCAGCAGCGCACACTGTTGGGAGGCGTTGGCAACACCACGTTCTACAAATATAAACACCTGCCGAATATACGCCTGCCTAACGACACTCTAGAGCGCATCTCCTACCTGATGGGCATTCACAAGGCGTTGAGCATCATCTTCAGTAACAGCCGTGAGCGCGCCTACTCATGGGTCAGCAGTCCGAACACGGCGGCGCCGTTCAATGGGCGAACGGCGCTGGATTACATGCTCGCCGGACGCGTAGTCGATATCGCCGATGTACGCCGCTACCTTGATGGGGTGCGCGGTTGA
- a CDS encoding DUF3077 domain-containing protein produces MTHSQDLKTLGLTHFSFQSNQAMFRTNRGVPVIAALSHASHLLHISRLLTADTSVSRDPDLHVYASQYLQELSKALIDDVVKVMDAPPDKPLM; encoded by the coding sequence ATGACCCATTCTCAAGATCTGAAAACTCTCGGCCTCACCCACTTTTCCTTCCAATCCAATCAGGCGATGTTCCGCACCAATCGTGGTGTGCCGGTGATTGCCGCCCTTTCCCATGCCTCACACTTGCTTCACATTTCACGCCTGCTCACTGCGGACACTTCAGTCTCGCGCGATCCTGATCTTCACGTTTATGCCTCGCAGTATCTGCAGGAGTTAAGCAAAGCGCTGATCGATGATGTCGTGAAAGTGATGGATGCGCCGCCAGACAAGCCGTTGATGTAA
- a CDS encoding RES family NAD+ phosphorylase yields MKALDLVDVAWPRAYRIVNSSFPPIALFEDVLDPEDLEVAYALEALTNDRLIEQAGVLARVRPEDRLFGPGSTPVMAAFTHIGKRSRFCDGTFGVYYAASSQAAAIAETCYHQERFLAATQEADLELTMRTYVNRVVKPLHDIRHDHPELHNPDPEAYGPSQLFARQLRETESWGLLYSSVRLPGHECVAAFRPPAVSIPKQGKHLRYVWSASQQKISFVLEISQV; encoded by the coding sequence TTGAAGGCGCTCGATTTGGTTGATGTGGCCTGGCCGCGAGCCTATCGGATCGTAAACAGCAGCTTCCCGCCGATTGCGCTGTTCGAAGACGTGCTCGATCCAGAAGACCTGGAAGTTGCCTACGCGCTGGAAGCGCTGACCAATGATCGCCTGATAGAACAGGCCGGCGTACTCGCCCGCGTGCGACCCGAAGATCGACTCTTCGGCCCCGGTTCGACCCCGGTGATGGCTGCGTTCACCCACATCGGCAAACGCAGTCGGTTCTGCGATGGCACCTTCGGCGTCTACTACGCTGCGAGCAGTCAGGCTGCGGCCATCGCCGAAACTTGTTATCACCAGGAACGATTTCTTGCGGCGACCCAAGAAGCGGACCTTGAATTGACCATGCGGACTTACGTCAATCGGGTGGTTAAACCGTTACACGACATTCGCCACGATCACCCCGAATTGCACAATCCGGATCCCGAGGCTTATGGGCCGTCTCAGCTATTCGCCCGGCAACTGCGCGAAACTGAGTCGTGGGGACTGCTCTACAGCAGCGTCCGCCTGCCGGGCCATGAATGTGTCGCCGCGTTTCGACCGCCAGCGGTTTCGATTCCCAAGCAGGGCAAGCATTTGCGGTATGTGTGGAGTGCGAGTCAGCAGAAGATTTCGTTTGTGCTTGAGATCAGTCAGGTCTGA
- a CDS encoding type II toxin-antitoxin system HicA family toxin, protein MKYSEFRRWLKAQGVEFQNGKGSHFKVSLNGKSTVFPDHGAKEMGEGLRKSIIKQLGLKD, encoded by the coding sequence ATGAAGTACAGCGAGTTTCGGCGATGGTTGAAAGCCCAAGGCGTAGAGTTCCAAAACGGCAAGGGTAGCCACTTCAAGGTTTCCTTGAACGGCAAATCAACTGTGTTTCCCGACCACGGAGCCAAGGAAATGGGCGAAGGGTTGAGAAAATCGATAATCAAACAGCTGGGCCTCAAGGATTGA